The proteins below are encoded in one region of Zootoca vivipara chromosome 10, rZooViv1.1, whole genome shotgun sequence:
- the PRPF18 gene encoding pre-mRNA-splicing factor 18 isoform X5, whose translation MTLSRQEVMRRLRERGEPIRLFGETDYDAFQRLRKIEILAPEVNKGLRNDLKAALDKIDQQYLNEIVGGQEQGEDDTQNDLKVHEENTTIEELEMLSTELPLSDSWISVQALGESLGQGDDHKDMDIITKFLKFLLGVWAKELNAREDDVKRGVQGKLTSATQKQTESYLRPLFRKLRKRNIPADIKESITDIIKFMLQREYVKANDAYLQMAIGNAPWPIGVTMVGIHARTGREKIFSKHVAHVLNDETQRKYIQGLKRLMTICQKHFPTDPSKCVEYNAL comes from the exons ATGACTCTTTCTAGACAAGAG gtcatgcggaGATTGAGAGAACGGGGTGAACCTATCAGACTTTTTGGAGAAACAGATTATGATGCCTTTCAGAGGCTGCGAAAGATAGAAATTCTAGCGCCAGAAGTCAACAAG GGATTAAGGAATGACCTGAAGGCTGCTTTGGATAAGATTGACCAGCAGTATCTGAATGAAATTGtaggtgggcaggaacagggAGAGGATGATACACAGAATGATCTCAAAGTCCATGAAGAGAACACAACAATTGAAGAATTGGAg ATGCTTTCAACAGAGCTTCCACTCTCAGATTCATGGATTTCTGTAcag GCTTTGGGAGAATCTTTAGGACAAGGGGATGACCATAAAGACATGGATATCATAACCAAATTCTTGAAG TTTCTTCTTGGAGTCTGGGCTAAGGAGTTGAACGCCAGAGAAGACGATGTGAAGCGGGGTGTACAAGGCAAACTGACCAGCGCCACTCAGAAGCAGACAGAATCCTACCTGAGACCTCTCTTCAGAAAACTTCGGAAAAGG AATATCCCTGCCGACATCAAGGAATCAATAACGGACATTATCAAGTTCATGCTGCAAAGGGAGTATGTGAAG GCTAATGATGCCTATCTGCAGATGGCCATTGGGAATGCCCCCTGGCCTATCGGCGTCACTATGGTGGGCATCCATGCGCGAACTGGTCGAGAGAAGATTTTCTCAAAGCATGTGGCTCATGTTCTGAATGATGAAACTCAGAGGAAGTACATCCAG GGCTTGAAGAGGCTGATGACCATTTGCCAGAAACATTTCCCTACCGACCCATCCAAATGTGTGGAGTACAATGCGCTGTGA